In one window of Bemisia tabaci chromosome 4, PGI_BMITA_v3 DNA:
- the LOC109042608 gene encoding ATP-binding cassette sub-family G member 1 isoform X2: MSITLTETKVNGETPKEPMEFFLGSANNNKPNFPKRPEIDVSFRDVSYSVVTSWQSALKPAKKTILHGISGEFRAGELTAIMGPSGAGKSTLLNVLAGYKIKGSQGSVMYNGRLRTPENMEHFLRLSCYIQQDDYLRPRLTVQESMMIAAHLKLGINVSYEQKMYQVIELLEILGLTNHANTKTKCLSGGQKKRLSVALELITNPPIIFLDEPTSGLDSTSCLQCVRLLKELSRQGRTIICTIHQPTALLFEKFDHLYGVANGECIYQGSTKDLVTYFSKLDLRCPPYHNPADFLIDVGMGEYGADHRALVQSASSQYRSERADEIITSQDGLRMTVLRKHQQKTTDVLEFCKKQPSPPPLWAQTYRLLCRNIITLRRNTVQFGLRMLAHLFISFVFGYLYYDAGSKADSVLGNYVFLYGTTLFLVYTGHMAVLLSFPLEMGVLKHEYINRWYSLGPYMIATILVELPFQVLCCLIYNVPAYYCTGQPLELHRFISFVVYSTVTSLTAQSVGFLYGAILPITIAVFLGPVTIVLMSVFGFAIRLKDIPFYFVWMHHFSFVRAGFQSLVFSIYGYDREQLPCETKYCHFKYPVKFLTEMDFAEIDPIPQLVYICVFCFCVYFLTAFVIWRRLNCR, encoded by the exons CCAAAAAAACTATCCTCCACGGAATTAGTGGTGAATTCAGAGCTGGAGAGCTGACGGCTATAATGGGCCCTTCTGGCGCTGGCAAAAGCACTCTGCTCAATGTTTTAGCCGGTTACAA GATTAAAGGGAGTCAAGGCTCGGTGATGTACAATGGCAGACTCAGAACTCCTGAAAATATGGAGCATTTCCTTCGTCTCTCATGCTACATCCAGCAGGATGATTATCTACGGCCAAGGTTGACTGTTCAAGAATCGATGATGATTGCAGCTCACTTGAAACTAGGAATTAATGTATCATATGAACAGAAAATGTATCAG GTTATTGAATTACTAGAAATATTAGGTCTTACAAATCATGCTAATACGAAGACAAAGTGTCTGTCAGGTGGTCAGAAAAAGCGGTTGTCAGTGGCGCTCGAGTTAATAACAAATCCACCAATTATTTTCTTGGATGAGCCTACATC GGGTCTAGACAGCACATCATGTCTTCAGTGTGTTCGACTACTGAAAGAGTTGTCGAGGCAAGGGCGCACAATTATTTGCACCATTCATCAGCCAACAGCTCttctttttgagaaatttgaTCATTTGTATGGTGTTGCCAATGGAGAATGTATATACCAAGGTAGCACGAAGGATCTAGTCACTTACTTCTCTAAGCTTGATCTACGTTGTCCTCCTTATCACAACCCAGCTGATTTCT TGATTGATGTTGGAATGGGAGAATATGGAGCCGATCATAGAGCATTGGTGCAAAGTGCCTCATCTCAGTATCGGTCAGAAAGAGCAGATGAAATAATAACTTCTCAAGATG GTTTGCGAATGACCGTTTTAAGGAAACATCAGCAGAAGACAACAGATGTCctagaattttgtaaaaaacagCCTAGTCCTCCACCTTTATGGGCTCAAACCTATCGACTACTGTGCAGGAATATTATAACCTTGAGGAGAAATACT gttcaaTTTGGTCTCCGAATGTTAgcacatttatttatttcttttgtaTTTGGATACCTGTACTATGATGCTGGGAGCAAGGCTGACTCAGTTCTAGGAAATTATGTTTTTCTGTACGGTACCACTCTGTTCCTTGTCTATACTGGTCACATGGCTGTACTTCTATCAT TTCCTCTAGAGATGGGAGTTTTGAAACATGAATACATTAATAGGTGGTATTCGCTAGGACCGTACATGATAGCTACAATTTTGGTGGAATTACCATTTCAG GTGCTGTGCTGTCTCATCTATAATGTGCCTGCGTATTATTGTACTGGACAGCCACTAGAACTTCATAGGTTCATTTCCTTTGTTGTTTACTCTACTGTTACATCTCTTACTGCCCAGAGTGTTGGGTTTCTGTACGGCGCAATTCTACCTATTACA atTGCAGTATTTTTGGGACCGGTGACAATTGTCCTTATGTCGGTGTTTGGTTTTGCCATCCGTCTGAAGGATATCCCATTCTACTTTGTGTGGATGCACCACTTCAGTTTTGTTCGAGCGGGTTTCCAAAGCTTAGTTTTCTCGATCTACGGCTATGACAGGGAGCAGCTTCCTTGTGAAACAAAATACTGCCATTTTAAATACCCTGTAAAATTTCTCACAGAAATGGATTTTGCAGAAATCGATCCCATCCCTCAACTTGTTTATATTTGTGTATTTTGCTTCTGTGTTTACTTTTTAACAGCGTTTGTCATTTGGCGGAGACTAAATTGTCGATGA
- the LOC109042608 gene encoding ATP-binding cassette sub-family G member 1 isoform X1, producing MSITLTETKVNGETPKEPMEFFLGSANNNKPNFPKRPEIDVSFRDVSYSVVTSWQSALKPAKKTILHGISGEFRAGELTAIMGPSGAGKSTLLNVLAGYKIKGSQGSVMYNGRLRTPENMEHFLRLSCYIQQDDYLRPRLTVQESMMIAAHLKLGINVSYEQKMYQVIELLEILGLTNHANTKTKCLSGGQKKRLSVALELITNPPIIFLDEPTSGLDSTSCLQCVRLLKELSRQGRTIICTIHQPTALLFEKFDHLYGVANGECIYQGSTKDLVTYFSKLDLRCPPYHNPADFLIDVGMGEYGADHRALVQSASSQYRSERADEIITSQDDDPSTSHTKKRKEKGLRMTVLRKHQQKTTDVLEFCKKQPSPPPLWAQTYRLLCRNIITLRRNTVQFGLRMLAHLFISFVFGYLYYDAGSKADSVLGNYVFLYGTTLFLVYTGHMAVLLSFPLEMGVLKHEYINRWYSLGPYMIATILVELPFQVLCCLIYNVPAYYCTGQPLELHRFISFVVYSTVTSLTAQSVGFLYGAILPITIAVFLGPVTIVLMSVFGFAIRLKDIPFYFVWMHHFSFVRAGFQSLVFSIYGYDREQLPCETKYCHFKYPVKFLTEMDFAEIDPIPQLVYICVFCFCVYFLTAFVIWRRLNCR from the exons CCAAAAAAACTATCCTCCACGGAATTAGTGGTGAATTCAGAGCTGGAGAGCTGACGGCTATAATGGGCCCTTCTGGCGCTGGCAAAAGCACTCTGCTCAATGTTTTAGCCGGTTACAA GATTAAAGGGAGTCAAGGCTCGGTGATGTACAATGGCAGACTCAGAACTCCTGAAAATATGGAGCATTTCCTTCGTCTCTCATGCTACATCCAGCAGGATGATTATCTACGGCCAAGGTTGACTGTTCAAGAATCGATGATGATTGCAGCTCACTTGAAACTAGGAATTAATGTATCATATGAACAGAAAATGTATCAG GTTATTGAATTACTAGAAATATTAGGTCTTACAAATCATGCTAATACGAAGACAAAGTGTCTGTCAGGTGGTCAGAAAAAGCGGTTGTCAGTGGCGCTCGAGTTAATAACAAATCCACCAATTATTTTCTTGGATGAGCCTACATC GGGTCTAGACAGCACATCATGTCTTCAGTGTGTTCGACTACTGAAAGAGTTGTCGAGGCAAGGGCGCACAATTATTTGCACCATTCATCAGCCAACAGCTCttctttttgagaaatttgaTCATTTGTATGGTGTTGCCAATGGAGAATGTATATACCAAGGTAGCACGAAGGATCTAGTCACTTACTTCTCTAAGCTTGATCTACGTTGTCCTCCTTATCACAACCCAGCTGATTTCT TGATTGATGTTGGAATGGGAGAATATGGAGCCGATCATAGAGCATTGGTGCAAAGTGCCTCATCTCAGTATCGGTCAGAAAGAGCAGATGAAATAATAACTTCTCAAGATG ACGATCCATCAACAAGTCAtaccaaaaaaaggaaagaaaagg GTTTGCGAATGACCGTTTTAAGGAAACATCAGCAGAAGACAACAGATGTCctagaattttgtaaaaaacagCCTAGTCCTCCACCTTTATGGGCTCAAACCTATCGACTACTGTGCAGGAATATTATAACCTTGAGGAGAAATACT gttcaaTTTGGTCTCCGAATGTTAgcacatttatttatttcttttgtaTTTGGATACCTGTACTATGATGCTGGGAGCAAGGCTGACTCAGTTCTAGGAAATTATGTTTTTCTGTACGGTACCACTCTGTTCCTTGTCTATACTGGTCACATGGCTGTACTTCTATCAT TTCCTCTAGAGATGGGAGTTTTGAAACATGAATACATTAATAGGTGGTATTCGCTAGGACCGTACATGATAGCTACAATTTTGGTGGAATTACCATTTCAG GTGCTGTGCTGTCTCATCTATAATGTGCCTGCGTATTATTGTACTGGACAGCCACTAGAACTTCATAGGTTCATTTCCTTTGTTGTTTACTCTACTGTTACATCTCTTACTGCCCAGAGTGTTGGGTTTCTGTACGGCGCAATTCTACCTATTACA atTGCAGTATTTTTGGGACCGGTGACAATTGTCCTTATGTCGGTGTTTGGTTTTGCCATCCGTCTGAAGGATATCCCATTCTACTTTGTGTGGATGCACCACTTCAGTTTTGTTCGAGCGGGTTTCCAAAGCTTAGTTTTCTCGATCTACGGCTATGACAGGGAGCAGCTTCCTTGTGAAACAAAATACTGCCATTTTAAATACCCTGTAAAATTTCTCACAGAAATGGATTTTGCAGAAATCGATCCCATCCCTCAACTTGTTTATATTTGTGTATTTTGCTTCTGTGTTTACTTTTTAACAGCGTTTGTCATTTGGCGGAGACTAAATTGTCGATGA